A window from Hoeflea sp. IMCC20628 encodes these proteins:
- a CDS encoding transglycosylase domain-containing protein, protein MARKKTTRSRIEPSFEGGRSKATSRTLSDDRVAGKSASKSAPPKRRKKPSTKARKSRARTSRGRLAGVLRGAIYWCFVLAIWGGIAIAGVVIFYGARMPSAATWSIPDRSPNVKIVSVRGETMANRGATGGEALLLGDMSPYIPEAVIAIEDRRFYSHFGVDPIGLARAMMANVMAGRLVQGGSTLTQQLAKNLFLSPERTIERKVQEVLLSLWLEHRFSKDQILEMYLNRVFFGSGAYGVEAASRRYFRKPARDVSLAEAALLAGLLKAPSRLSPARDPKAAEDRAQVVLAAMRDQGVVTDSETATALTSPQVRAKSYWTGSENYVADLVMQRLPDLVGKITEDLVVDTTIDFNLQHEAEKALRAALEENGAKLNVSQGALVSIDGTGAVRALIGGREYATSQFDRATDALRQPGSAFKPFVYTAALEQGRTPLSVRNDAPVKIGKWTPENYDNKYRGKVTLSDALTDSLNTVAAQLVMEVGPKTVVKTAHRLGIEAPLQANASIALGTSEVTLLELTGAYAPFMNGGYKATPHVIRRITTQDGKVLYENTYDNPPRVIDPAVAAMMNQMLVRVVEEGTGHNAKLDNWPAAGKTGTTQSYRDALFVGYTANLATGVWFGNDDGKPMKKVTGGGLPAQTWKQFMQVAHAGLAPVNLPLGGPVPPVAIDGPASGAGDAVADLVRDLAPVPVSRDATSATGQGFPTPPADIGGGDAANGNGKRTTLLDILMGN, encoded by the coding sequence ATGGCGCGCAAGAAAACCACCCGAAGCCGCATCGAACCTTCCTTTGAAGGCGGCCGCTCGAAAGCGACGTCGCGAACCCTTTCCGATGATCGCGTGGCCGGCAAATCCGCGTCCAAATCCGCTCCTCCCAAGCGCCGCAAGAAGCCATCGACGAAAGCCCGCAAGTCGAGGGCGCGCACATCGCGTGGCCGTCTTGCCGGTGTGCTGCGTGGCGCGATCTACTGGTGTTTTGTGCTGGCGATCTGGGGCGGCATCGCCATTGCCGGGGTGGTCATTTTCTACGGCGCGCGCATGCCAAGTGCGGCCACCTGGTCGATTCCCGACCGTTCGCCCAACGTCAAGATCGTCTCGGTCCGTGGCGAGACCATGGCCAATCGCGGCGCCACCGGCGGCGAGGCGCTGCTGCTCGGCGATATGTCGCCCTACATTCCGGAAGCCGTGATCGCTATTGAGGACCGCCGCTTCTATTCGCATTTCGGCGTCGATCCGATCGGATTGGCCCGCGCCATGATGGCCAATGTGATGGCCGGCAGGCTGGTTCAGGGCGGGTCGACACTGACCCAGCAATTGGCCAAGAACCTGTTCCTGTCGCCTGAACGGACGATTGAACGAAAAGTCCAGGAAGTGCTGCTGTCGCTGTGGCTGGAGCACCGCTTCTCCAAGGACCAGATCCTGGAAATGTATCTCAACCGGGTGTTTTTCGGATCCGGCGCCTATGGCGTCGAGGCCGCATCGCGGCGCTATTTCCGCAAACCCGCCCGCGATGTCTCGCTCGCCGAAGCAGCCCTTCTTGCCGGCCTGCTCAAGGCACCGTCGCGGCTCTCGCCCGCCCGTGACCCGAAGGCCGCCGAAGACCGGGCGCAGGTTGTGCTCGCTGCCATGCGCGATCAGGGCGTGGTTACCGACAGCGAAACCGCCACCGCACTGACAAGTCCGCAAGTCCGCGCCAAGAGCTACTGGACCGGCTCGGAAAACTATGTCGCCGATCTGGTCATGCAACGTCTGCCCGACCTGGTCGGCAAGATCACCGAGGATCTGGTCGTCGATACCACCATCGATTTCAATCTTCAGCACGAGGCCGAAAAGGCACTGCGGGCCGCGCTTGAGGAAAATGGCGCCAAGCTCAATGTCAGCCAGGGCGCGCTGGTCTCCATCGACGGCACCGGCGCGGTCAGGGCGCTGATCGGCGGGCGTGAATACGCCACCAGCCAGTTTGACCGGGCCACCGACGCCTTGCGCCAACCTGGTTCCGCGTTCAAGCCCTTTGTCTACACCGCAGCACTGGAACAGGGGCGGACACCGTTGTCTGTGCGCAACGATGCACCGGTCAAGATCGGCAAGTGGACTCCGGAAAACTATGACAACAAATACCGCGGCAAGGTCACCCTGTCGGATGCCTTGACCGATTCGCTCAACACGGTTGCGGCCCAACTGGTCATGGAAGTCGGCCCCAAGACCGTGGTCAAGACCGCCCACCGGCTTGGCATCGAAGCGCCGCTGCAGGCCAATGCCTCGATTGCGCTGGGCACTTCCGAAGTGACGCTGCTGGAACTGACCGGAGCCTATGCGCCGTTCATGAATGGCGGCTACAAGGCGACGCCGCATGTCATCCGCCGGATCACCACCCAGGATGGCAAGGTGCTTTATGAGAACACCTATGACAATCCGCCGCGTGTCATAGATCCTGCTGTTGCAGCGATGATGAACCAGATGCTGGTGCGTGTTGTCGAGGAAGGCACCGGCCACAACGCCAAGCTCGACAATTGGCCCGCGGCCGGCAAGACCGGTACCACCCAGTCCTATCGCGATGCGCTGTTTGTTGGCTACACCGCCAATCTTGCCACCGGTGTCTGGTTCGGCAATGACGATGGCAAGCCGATGAAGAAAGTTACCGGCGGCGGGCTTCCTGCCCAGACATGGAAACAGTTCATGCAGGTGGCCCATGCCGGCCTGGCGCCAGTCAACCTGCCGCTTGGCGGACCGGTGCCGCCTGTCGCCATTGATGGACCCGCTTCCGGCGCCGGCGATGCGGTGGCCGATCTTGTGCGCGATCTGGCGCCGGTGCCGGTTTCGCGCGATGCAACAAGCGCCACCGGGCAGGGCTTTCCGACCCCGCCTGCCGATATCGGCGGCGGCGATGCCGCGAACGGGAATGGAAAAAGAACCACCCTGCTTGATATCCTGATGGGCAATTAA
- a CDS encoding M20/M25/M40 family metallo-hydrolase — protein sequence MTDLTAALSAADANLDDSLERLFGLLRIQSISTDPAFAPECRRAGQWLVDELTSLGFDATLRDTTGHPMVVAHHPGATPDAPHYLFYGHYDVQPVDPLNLWVDPPFEPAIKEIAPGRKAITGRGSSDDKGQLMTFVEACRAWKAASGSLPCRITILFEGEEESGSPSLKPFLKANVDELTAECALVCDTGMWDTETPAIAVALRGLVGEEVTIHAADRDLHSGLFGGAAANPLHILSKILADLHDETGRVTLEGFYDGVEETPAQVLTSWESLGRTAEDFLGEVGLSVPSGEKGRSVLELTWARPTAEVNGMWGGYTGEGFKTVIAAQASAKVSFRLVGKQDPEKVAAAFRAHVEARLPADCTVSYAPHGGSPAIQLPFDSPVVTKARSALTDEWPKPAVMIGMGGSIPIVGDFQNILGLQSMLCGFGLTDDRIHSPNEKYDLTSFAKGIRSWVRILDALSVR from the coding sequence ATGACCGATCTTACCGCCGCCCTTTCTGCTGCCGACGCCAATCTCGATGACAGCCTCGAGCGCCTGTTCGGGCTGTTGCGTATCCAGTCGATTTCGACCGACCCGGCTTTCGCGCCCGAGTGCCGCCGTGCCGGCCAATGGCTGGTTGATGAGCTGACCTCGCTGGGTTTTGACGCAACACTGCGCGACACCACCGGCCACCCCATGGTGGTTGCCCATCATCCCGGCGCAACACCCGATGCGCCGCATTACCTGTTTTATGGCCATTACGATGTGCAGCCGGTCGATCCGCTCAATCTCTGGGTCGACCCGCCATTCGAACCGGCGATCAAGGAAATCGCTCCCGGCCGCAAGGCCATTACTGGTCGGGGCTCGTCCGATGACAAGGGACAACTGATGACCTTTGTCGAGGCCTGCCGGGCATGGAAGGCAGCCTCCGGCTCTCTGCCATGCCGCATCACCATTCTGTTCGAAGGCGAGGAAGAATCCGGTTCACCCTCGCTCAAGCCGTTCCTCAAGGCCAATGTCGACGAACTTACGGCCGAGTGCGCCCTGGTCTGCGACACCGGCATGTGGGACACCGAGACGCCGGCTATTGCAGTTGCACTTCGCGGTCTGGTCGGCGAAGAAGTGACGATCCATGCCGCTGACCGGGACCTGCATTCCGGCCTGTTCGGTGGCGCCGCCGCCAATCCGCTGCATATCCTGTCAAAAATCCTCGCTGATCTGCATGATGAAACCGGTCGCGTGACCCTTGAGGGATTTTATGACGGTGTCGAGGAAACCCCGGCGCAGGTGCTCACCAGCTGGGAAAGCCTTGGCCGGACCGCTGAAGACTTTCTGGGCGAAGTCGGGCTGTCGGTTCCGTCTGGCGAAAAGGGTCGCTCCGTTCTGGAACTCACCTGGGCCCGGCCAACTGCCGAGGTCAACGGCATGTGGGGCGGCTACACCGGCGAAGGCTTCAAGACTGTGATTGCGGCCCAGGCTTCGGCCAAGGTGTCCTTCCGGCTTGTCGGCAAGCAGGATCCGGAAAAGGTGGCAGCGGCCTTTCGCGCCCATGTCGAAGCCCGCCTGCCGGCCGACTGCACAGTCAGCTATGCGCCGCATGGCGGCTCGCCGGCCATCCAGCTGCCGTTTGATTCGCCGGTGGTCACCAAGGCGCGTTCCGCGCTGACCGATGAATGGCCAAAACCTGCCGTGATGATCGGCATGGGCGGATCAATCCCCATCGTTGGCGACTTCCAGAACATTCTAGGTTTGCAGTCGATGCTGTGCGGTTTTGGGCTCACCGATGACCGCATCCATTCGCCCAACGAAAAATACGACCTGACCTCCTTTGCCAAGGGGATTAGGTCCTGGGTCCGCATTCTCGACGCCTTGTCGGTGCGCTGA
- a CDS encoding AraC family transcriptional regulator has product MKDFTSTILVNLLQRVVGEVDPDLVSGQQRSDPFAGGIASAEFKRGLVDKVMAKHGPGLLLSVGQYLHLAEETPVATVFRQSADPQVLATKWLRLERYHHASHRTRIEPLEMEGWACHRYSLGSEPILGENCLIAGLLVGLVEMIGVEDCRLQIGESDFAAANLRDAVLLPQESLVQFRVLWSQPRGRQISAEATELAHPDADLARRLAELLGSDVGRSWRIDDAATLLAMSRRSLQRHLADNGRSFSTTLRQARMREATELLTRTAAPLSEIGYCCGYADQSHFQRDFHRVTNITPKRFREMSGAKATGANRVALGRQNWR; this is encoded by the coding sequence ATGAAAGATTTCACAAGCACTATCCTGGTCAACCTGCTTCAGCGCGTCGTCGGCGAAGTTGATCCGGACCTGGTTTCGGGTCAACAAAGGTCGGATCCATTTGCCGGTGGTATCGCGTCCGCGGAATTCAAACGCGGTCTGGTGGACAAGGTGATGGCAAAGCACGGCCCGGGCCTGCTGCTTTCGGTAGGCCAGTATCTGCATCTGGCTGAGGAAACCCCGGTTGCGACTGTCTTCAGGCAGTCGGCTGATCCTCAGGTGCTGGCGACCAAATGGCTCCGGCTTGAACGCTATCACCATGCCTCGCACCGGACCCGGATCGAACCATTGGAAATGGAAGGCTGGGCCTGTCATCGTTACAGCCTCGGCTCCGAGCCGATACTGGGTGAAAACTGTCTTATCGCCGGCTTGCTGGTCGGGCTTGTCGAAATGATCGGCGTTGAGGATTGCCGGCTTCAGATCGGCGAATCGGACTTTGCCGCCGCCAACCTGCGAGACGCGGTTCTGCTGCCACAAGAATCGCTGGTGCAATTCCGTGTGCTTTGGTCGCAACCCCGGGGCCGGCAAATCTCGGCGGAGGCAACTGAGCTGGCCCATCCGGATGCTGATCTGGCGCGCCGGCTCGCGGAACTGCTCGGCAGCGATGTCGGGCGCAGTTGGAGAATCGACGACGCAGCAACACTGCTGGCCATGTCCAGGCGCTCTCTGCAGCGCCATCTCGCAGACAACGGCCGCAGTTTTTCAACCACTCTGCGTCAGGCGCGGATGCGTGAAGCGACTGAACTGTTGACCCGCACAGCTGCGCCGCTGTCGGAGATTGGCTATTGTTGCGGCTATGCCGATCAATCACATTTCCAGAGGGATTTTCACCGCGTCACCAACATCACCCCGAAACGGTTTCGCGAGATGTCAGGCGCAAAAGCAACTGGCGCAAACCGCGTGGCATTGGGCCGCCAAAACTGGAGGTGA
- a CDS encoding SDR family NAD(P)-dependent oxidoreductase yields MSQPKGLIVITGASRGIGLALVYCYLKAGFPVLAIARNAASMRPHKNLTALDADLTDQTAIARIADLVEMTALPIAVLINNAGIQNAIDFTDPDIGGETSARKMRDEIALNLTAPILLIQSLLPLMLRPGGTIINVTSLVSRQPKPSAPVYSATKAGLASFTQSLRVQLLSEGIHLVEAVPPLVDTEMTAGRGSGKMSPQAIAHAIFESVRHRKRLVAPGLSRRVLILNRLLPELVRRILARS; encoded by the coding sequence ATGTCGCAGCCCAAGGGACTTATCGTCATCACCGGAGCCAGCCGTGGAATCGGTTTGGCGCTGGTTTATTGTTACCTGAAAGCCGGCTTTCCGGTTCTCGCTATTGCCCGCAATGCTGCTTCCATGCGACCGCACAAGAACCTGACCGCCCTGGATGCCGACCTCACCGACCAGACAGCAATAGCCCGCATTGCGGACTTGGTGGAGATGACGGCGTTACCGATCGCGGTGCTGATCAACAATGCGGGCATACAAAACGCGATCGATTTTACCGACCCTGATATTGGCGGTGAGACAAGCGCCAGAAAGATGCGCGACGAAATTGCGCTCAATCTCACCGCACCGATCCTGCTCATTCAATCACTGCTGCCCTTGATGCTTCGCCCGGGCGGAACAATCATCAATGTCACCTCGCTGGTCTCCCGTCAGCCAAAACCCTCCGCACCGGTCTATTCGGCAACAAAGGCCGGGCTCGCCTCGTTCACCCAATCGCTTCGGGTGCAATTGCTGTCAGAGGGAATTCATCTGGTGGAAGCTGTGCCGCCGCTGGTGGACACGGAAATGACCGCTGGCCGGGGATCTGGAAAAATGTCTCCTCAAGCCATAGCGCATGCAATTTTTGAAAGCGTCCGCCATAGAAAGAGGCTGGTAGCGCCGGGTTTGTCGCGCCGGGTTCTGATCCTGAACCGGTTGCTGCCGGAACTGGTTCGCAGGATACTGGCGCGGTCCTGA